In the Bacillota bacterium genome, CTGAATTATGATTTGAATGGCTAAATACTTCATGCCAGAAAAATGATCCGGTAATAATTGCATCCGGTCTATCCTTCAGTACTTGAGTTATATTATCACTCCAAACCACATCAAAATCATCGAGATTTGGAAGATCAATTTGTAACCACTTCTTTTCAAAAAGTGATTTTGTTTTCCTATCAGGGATGATAGGATATTTAAAATCACAAATACTAACGGATGGATGATTAAGGAAATATTTTGTTTCAGTCCAATTTCCTAAAATTTCCAAATGAGAAGATGGCAGAAAAGCAGTAATATTTCCCTTGAACCCACTTCTTAAAATGTACGATGAAATGGCGATAACACGACGAACATGCCCTAATCCATTGGAACAGGCCAAAATGGCAATTTTCATCTTACCAGCAAGCTCCCTCATAATTTTGGAGATCATGTAAAGAAGTAATGTTCGCCACATCTATTATAAACGCATCTTCTTTTATAGCACTTTTTACTTCTGAAATTAGATGGCTGTCATGTACAAATATTAATAAATCGTTATTTGCAACAAATTCGTTAAGATCCTCGGTAAGTAGAGAATCGATATGTGGTAAATGGTTGATAAGAAATTCCTTATTCTTTCCAACCAATCGGGAAATATTTACATTTTCGTCATATATAGTTACAGAGAATCCTTTTCCAATTAATCTCTCGCACAATTCTAAGCTTGGACTGAATCTTAAATCATCCGTATCGGTTTTAAAAGATAAACCAAAAACACCTATTTTTTTTACGTTTTTCGATATTATCAAATTATATATAAAATCTGTTTGAACAATATTGCTATTATTAATTGCTTCCAAAATAGGCACATTAACATAATAATCGTGAGCTAATAAATTTAATGCTTTCAAATCTTTTGGTAAGCACGAACCGCCGTACGAAAATCCCGGTTTGAAATACTTTTTCGAAATATTAAGTATTGAGTCCTCAGCAAATAAATTCATCAATTCGTAACTGTTAATGTTCATGGACTTACATAGCCTGCCTATTTCATTTGCAAAGACAACCTTTAAGGCGTGAAAGGAATTGTTTATAAATTTAATCATTTCTGCAATTTCAATTTCTACTTTATATAAAGGTGCGGAAATAAATGAAAAAATATCTTCGACAATTTTTATACCTTGAACTGAGCTCCCGCCAACAACAGTATAGGGTGGGGAATAAAAATCTTCAATCGC is a window encoding:
- a CDS encoding nucleotide sugar dehydrogenase, which produces MRISIFGLGYVGCVSIGCFANEGFPTIGVDINRNKIDLINSGKATIIENGLDDLINKGVERKLIEATNNSEYAVTESDVGIICVGTPNTNTGHLNTQQIFAVAKEIGNALKSKKEFFTITIRSTVPPGTNRAVSKIISELSGRREDIDFAVISNPEFLREGSAIEDFYSPPYTVVGGSSVQGIKIVEDIFSFISAPLYKVEIEIAEMIKFINNSFHALKVVFANEIGRLCKSMNINSYELMNLFAEDSILNISKKYFKPGFSYGGSCLPKDLKALNLLAHDYYVNVPILEAINNSNIVQTDFIYNLIISKNVKKIGVFGLSFKTDTDDLRFSPSLELCERLIGKGFSVTIYDENVNISRLVGKNKEFLINHLPHIDSLLTEDLNEFVANNDLLIFVHDSHLISEVKSAIKEDAFIIDVANITSLHDLQNYEGACW